From one Staphylococcus kloosii genomic stretch:
- a CDS encoding VanW family protein yields the protein MTKRKSLSEILPIWYKVAEKKEIIRRHMKDFIRKNSFSNSYLNDSLPNEVYRHKSKIIKTGKDIDPVLQENKAFNIDLSSSKINGILIKPNEEFSFWKLVGKVTQKNGYKDGRVIINDKVEAGMGGGLCNLANTINLLIIHSPLKITEVHFHSDALASDIGKRIPLANGTSVAYNYVDYRFKNTTNQSFQINLNCRDKELLATLNSEKPISYNYKIVEENHHFVEENGIYYRKSKIYKVTEAKESAKVLNKELILDNKSKVMFDYDLIPKEQITP from the coding sequence ATGACTAAGCGTAAAAGTTTAAGCGAAATTTTACCAATATGGTACAAAGTAGCTGAAAAAAAAGAAATTATACGAAGACATATGAAAGATTTCATAAGAAAAAACAGTTTTTCGAATAGTTATTTAAATGATTCTTTACCTAATGAAGTTTATAGACATAAATCTAAAATAATTAAAACTGGTAAAGATATTGATCCAGTCTTACAGGAAAATAAAGCTTTTAACATTGATTTATCTTCTTCAAAAATAAACGGCATACTAATAAAACCTAACGAAGAATTTTCATTTTGGAAATTAGTAGGTAAAGTGACTCAAAAAAATGGATACAAAGATGGACGCGTTATCATAAATGATAAAGTGGAAGCAGGTATGGGGGGAGGATTGTGTAATTTAGCCAACACGATTAATTTATTGATTATACATAGCCCTTTAAAAATTACTGAAGTTCATTTTCACTCTGATGCACTTGCTTCAGATATTGGTAAGCGTATTCCGTTAGCCAATGGTACTTCTGTTGCTTATAATTATGTAGACTATCGCTTTAAAAACACAACAAATCAAAGCTTCCAAATAAATTTAAACTGCCGAGATAAAGAATTACTAGCTACATTGAATAGTGAGAAACCTATATCCTATAATTATAAAATAGTTGAAGAAAACCATCACTTTGTGGAAGAAAATGGCATATATTACAGAAAATCTAAAATATATAAAGTTACTGAAGCTAAAGAATCAGCTAAAGTATTAAATAAAGAGCTAATATTAGATAATAAATCAAAAGTTATGTTTGATTATGACTTGATACCAAAAGAGCAAATAACCCCATAA
- a CDS encoding YqeG family HAD IIIA-type phosphatase — MINNLFPNLYIRNVFDIDFNKVYELGYRGLIFDIDSTLVPHGLDSTKEIDELFEKIHNIGFRTIFLSNNSASRIESFNKNIKTAFIDEANKPNKNGYIKAVERLEVEKTEVLLIGDQIFTDILGANLTKIDNILVKYLLHENEIKIGKKRRVEKAILCVFFITKRIFKRNAKIEKLEVHYND; from the coding sequence ATGATTAATAATTTATTTCCGAATCTATATATAAGAAATGTTTTTGATATAGATTTTAATAAAGTATACGAACTTGGTTACAGAGGATTAATTTTTGATATTGATAGTACACTAGTTCCCCATGGTTTAGATTCAACAAAAGAAATCGATGAATTGTTTGAAAAAATACATAACATTGGATTTAGAACAATATTTTTATCAAATAATAGTGCAAGCCGAATTGAAAGTTTTAATAAAAATATAAAAACTGCATTTATAGATGAAGCAAATAAGCCAAATAAAAATGGATATATTAAAGCTGTTGAAAGATTAGAAGTTGAAAAAACTGAAGTTTTATTAATAGGAGATCAAATATTCACTGATATACTCGGAGCTAATTTAACAAAAATTGATAATATACTAGTTAAATATTTATTACATGAGAATGAAATAAAAATAGGAAAAAAAAGAAGAGTTGAAAAAGCTATTTTGTGTGTTTTCTTCATAACAAAACGGATTTTCAAAAGAAACGCGAAAATTGAGAAATTGGAGGTGCATTATAATGACTAA
- a CDS encoding beta/alpha barrel domain-containing protein: protein MNSELVVMLTYNDFTVENAFEVFEECKNSKAKYWGFKDKGIELEEMISLFDYMKQCNKTTVLEIVEYEEKKCLEGAYLAKICKCDILMGTNFYHSVNDYCKKHNIKYMPFAGNICDRPSILHGEIEEIIKEANDYLDAGIHGIDLLGYRYVGNPTELIAEVVANIDVPVCVAGSIDSYEKLDFIKTVSPWGFTIGSAFFDGEFDGTFSEQIEKVYNYIN from the coding sequence ATGAATTCTGAACTTGTTGTGATGCTAACTTATAACGATTTCACAGTTGAAAATGCATTTGAAGTATTTGAAGAATGTAAAAATTCAAAAGCTAAGTATTGGGGATTTAAAGATAAAGGAATCGAATTAGAAGAAATGATATCGTTGTTTGATTATATGAAACAATGCAATAAAACTACTGTTTTAGAAATAGTTGAATATGAAGAAAAGAAATGCTTAGAAGGCGCATATTTAGCGAAAATCTGCAAATGTGATATTTTAATGGGCACTAATTTTTATCACTCAGTGAATGATTATTGTAAAAAACATAATATAAAATATATGCCTTTTGCCGGTAACATATGTGATAGACCGTCTATACTTCATGGCGAAATTGAGGAAATTATTAAAGAAGCCAATGATTATCTAGATGCTGGAATTCATGGAATTGATTTGCTTGGATATCGTTATGTAGGAAATCCAACAGAACTAATCGCTGAAGTTGTAGCAAATATAGATGTTCCAGTTTGTGTTGCTGGGAGTATAGATTCTTATGAGAAACTGGATTTCATAAAAACTGTGTCACCATGGGGTTTCACAATTGGTAGCGCATTTTTCGATGGTGAATTTGATGGCACTTTTTCAGAACAAATTGAGAAGGTATATAATTATATAAATTAG
- a CDS encoding anion permease, translating to MQNSIKYRKFILPLIIGIIICALTPIKPDALSTQAWLMFAIFVTTIVACITQPMPIGAVSILGFTAMVLTGVTDIKTAVAGFGNNSIWLIAIAFFISRGFVKTGLGRRIALQFVKLFGKKTLGLAYSLVGVDLILAPATPSNTARAGGIMFPIIKSLSESFDSNPKQGTERKMGAFLIFTEFQGNLITAAMFLTAMAGNPLAQNLAESTAHINITWMDWFLAALVPGLVSLIVVPYIIYKIYPPSVKETPNAKHWANNELSKMGNISTSEKFMIVIFIISLALWVLGSLIHIDATLTAFIALALLLLTGVLEWKDILNETGAWNTLVWFSVLVLMADRLNKLGFIPWLSKLIATSLGNFNWPIVLIILIVFYFYSHYLFASSTAHVSAMYAALLGVAVAAGAPPLYSALMLGFFGNLLASTTHYSSGPAPILYSAGYITQKRWWTMNFILGIVYFIIWIGLGSVWMKLIGIL from the coding sequence ATGCAAAATTCAATAAAATACCGTAAATTTATTTTACCCCTAATTATCGGTATAATCATTTGTGCACTTACGCCTATTAAACCGGATGCATTGAGTACACAAGCTTGGTTAATGTTTGCTATATTTGTCACAACTATTGTTGCTTGTATTACGCAGCCTATGCCTATTGGTGCTGTATCTATACTAGGTTTTACAGCAATGGTTTTAACTGGCGTAACGGACATAAAAACTGCAGTAGCAGGATTTGGAAATAACAGTATTTGGCTTATTGCGATAGCCTTTTTTATTTCTAGAGGTTTCGTCAAAACAGGTTTAGGTCGCCGTATTGCACTACAATTTGTAAAGCTCTTTGGTAAAAAAACTTTAGGCTTGGCCTATTCACTTGTCGGCGTTGATCTTATACTTGCACCTGCTACTCCTAGTAATACCGCACGTGCAGGTGGCATCATGTTCCCAATTATCAAATCTTTATCGGAATCATTTGATTCAAATCCGAAACAAGGCACAGAGCGTAAAATGGGTGCTTTTCTTATATTTACTGAATTCCAAGGTAATTTAATTACTGCTGCAATGTTCTTAACAGCGATGGCAGGTAATCCTTTGGCACAAAACCTTGCAGAAAGCACTGCCCATATAAATATTACGTGGATGGATTGGTTTTTAGCCGCTTTAGTACCTGGATTAGTATCACTGATTGTCGTACCGTACATCATTTATAAAATTTATCCCCCAAGTGTTAAAGAAACACCTAACGCTAAACATTGGGCTAATAATGAATTATCTAAGATGGGAAATATTTCAACTTCAGAAAAATTCATGATTGTTATTTTTATTATCTCATTAGCCTTATGGGTACTAGGTAGCCTTATTCACATTGATGCTACTTTAACAGCATTTATTGCATTAGCGTTATTATTGTTAACAGGTGTACTTGAATGGAAAGATATTTTGAACGAGACAGGTGCATGGAATACATTAGTATGGTTCTCAGTACTTGTTCTAATGGCAGATAGATTAAATAAATTAGGATTTATTCCATGGTTAAGTAAACTCATAGCAACAAGTTTAGGTAACTTCAATTGGCCAATAGTGCTCATTATTCTTATCGTATTTTACTTTTATTCACACTATTTATTTGCGAGCTCAACAGCACATGTTAGCGCGATGTATGCCGCTTTATTAGGCGTAGCAGTTGCTGCAGGTGCACCACCATTATACAGTGCACTCATGTTAGGTTTCTTCGGTAACTTGCTAGCTTCAACAACACATTACAGTAGTGGCCCAGCGCCAATATTATATTCAGCAGGCTATATCACCCAAAAACGTTGGTGGACTATGAATTTCATTTTAGGTATCGTCTATTTCATTATTTGGATTGGTTTAGGCTCAGTTTGGATGAAATTAATCGGTATTTTATAA
- a CDS encoding NAD(P)-dependent alcohol dehydrogenase — MLNVKARAVNSPDSDFYATEITRRDLDKNDILIEIKYAGICHSDIHTAHGEWGPVHYPLVPGHEIAGIVKEVGSDVSKYQVDDRVGVGCMVDSCGECEHCKNGEEQYCTKGMVGTYAGTDRYGEPTQGGYSTHIVVHEDFVLRIPDNISLDAAAPLLCAGITTYSPLNHWKAYEGKNVAIIGMGGLGHMAVQIAHAMGAEVTVLSRTLSKKEDGLKLGASNYYATSDESTFEQLTNSFDLIINTVSANLPLDDYLKLLRLDGTLVNVGAPAEPVSLRVASLIGHRRSFAGSAIGGIRETQEMLDFCSEHNIKPQIELISADQIDEAYERVLSSDVKYRFVIDTSTM; from the coding sequence ATGTTAAATGTAAAAGCTAGAGCGGTAAATAGTCCGGATTCTGATTTTTATGCTACAGAAATAACAAGACGAGATCTTGATAAAAATGATATTTTGATTGAAATTAAATATGCAGGTATATGTCATTCAGATATTCATACTGCACACGGAGAGTGGGGCCCAGTTCACTATCCATTAGTACCGGGTCATGAAATTGCTGGTATTGTTAAAGAAGTCGGTTCAGATGTTAGTAAATATCAAGTAGATGACCGTGTTGGTGTTGGTTGTATGGTAGACTCATGCGGTGAATGTGAACATTGTAAAAACGGTGAAGAGCAGTATTGTACAAAAGGTATGGTTGGTACATATGCCGGTACGGATAGATATGGCGAACCAACTCAAGGTGGCTACTCAACACATATCGTTGTACATGAAGATTTTGTGCTACGTATTCCTGATAATATTAGTTTAGATGCGGCTGCACCTTTACTATGTGCTGGTATTACGACATATTCACCTTTAAATCACTGGAAAGCATACGAAGGTAAAAACGTTGCTATTATTGGTATGGGTGGACTTGGTCACATGGCTGTTCAAATTGCACATGCTATGGGAGCTGAAGTAACTGTATTATCAAGAACATTAAGCAAAAAAGAAGATGGCTTGAAATTAGGTGCTTCTAATTATTATGCAACAAGCGATGAATCAACATTCGAACAACTTACGAATTCATTTGATTTAATTATTAATACAGTAAGTGCTAATTTACCTTTAGATGACTATCTTAAATTATTAAGATTAGACGGTACACTTGTGAACGTTGGCGCACCAGCGGAACCCGTGTCATTACGTGTAGCTAGTCTTATAGGTCATCGTAGATCATTCGCAGGTTCAGCGATTGGTGGCATAAGAGAAACTCAAGAAATGTTAGATTTCTGTTCAGAACACAATATTAAACCACAAATTGAACTAATTTCTGCAGATCAAATTGATGAAGCGTATGAAAGAGTACTATCTTCAGACGTTAAATATCGTTTCGTTATTGATACAAGTACAATGTAA
- a CDS encoding tRNA dihydrouridine synthase, whose product MKENFWSELPRPFFVLAPMEDVTDIVFRHVVSEAARPDVFFTEFTNTESFCHPEGIHSVRGRLTFSEDEQPMVAHIWGDKPDHFREMSIGLADMGFKGIDLNMGCPVDNVAKKGKGSGLILRPETAAEIIQAAKAGGLPVSVKTRLGYYEIDEWKDWLRHVFEQDIANLSIHLRTRKEMSKVDAHWELIEAVKKLRDEVAPDTLLTINGDIPDRQVGLELAEKYGIDGVMIGRGIFNNPFAFEKEPREHTSKELLDLLRLHLTLFNKYSKEETRQFKSLRRFFKIYVRGIRGASELRHKLMSTETTDQARGLIDDFEAQMEDSVIS is encoded by the coding sequence ATGAAAGAAAATTTTTGGAGTGAGTTACCACGTCCTTTTTTTGTTTTGGCACCTATGGAAGACGTTACGGATATCGTTTTTCGTCATGTAGTCAGTGAAGCAGCGCGACCTGATGTATTTTTCACTGAATTTACTAACACTGAAAGCTTTTGTCATCCCGAAGGCATACACAGTGTTCGTGGACGCTTAACATTTAGTGAAGATGAGCAGCCAATGGTCGCTCATATTTGGGGCGATAAACCAGATCATTTTCGAGAAATGAGTATTGGTTTGGCTGATATGGGCTTTAAAGGTATTGATTTAAATATGGGCTGTCCCGTAGACAATGTTGCAAAGAAAGGTAAAGGGTCAGGTTTGATTCTACGACCTGAAACTGCGGCCGAAATTATTCAAGCAGCTAAAGCAGGTGGTCTACCGGTAAGCGTTAAAACACGTCTTGGTTATTATGAAATCGACGAGTGGAAAGACTGGTTAAGACACGTCTTTGAACAAGATATTGCCAACTTATCTATCCATCTACGTACACGTAAAGAGATGAGTAAAGTAGATGCACACTGGGAATTAATCGAAGCCGTTAAAAAATTACGCGACGAGGTTGCACCAGATACATTATTAACGATTAACGGTGATATTCCAGACAGACAAGTAGGTCTCGAACTTGCAGAAAAATATGGTATAGACGGCGTGATGATTGGCAGAGGCATTTTTAATAATCCTTTCGCTTTCGAAAAAGAACCACGCGAACATACGAGCAAAGAACTATTAGATTTATTAAGATTACATCTAACACTGTTCAATAAATATTCAAAAGAAGAAACACGACAATTCAAAAGCCTACGCAGATTCTTTAAAATCTATGTACGTGGCATCAGAGGGGCTAGCGAGCTACGTCATAAATTGATGAGCACGGAAACGACAGACCAAGCACGCGGATTAATCGATGACTTCGAAGCTCAAATGGAAGATAGTGTCATATCTTAA
- a CDS encoding Rrf2 family transcriptional regulator, whose protein sequence is MKISSRFTVAVHILALIKVEREYTLTSNQIANSVNTNPVVIRRLMGKLKDAGYIEVSRGNSGVRLLKPLDEITLFDVYNAVEVVEKGRLFQIHEDTNINCTVGANIQVVLEVILENAQEAMESVLKNVTLQNIVDKILVNNG, encoded by the coding sequence TTGAAAATTAGCAGTCGTTTTACGGTAGCTGTTCATATTTTAGCTTTGATTAAAGTAGAAAGAGAATATACTTTAACGTCAAATCAAATAGCAAATAGTGTGAACACGAATCCGGTAGTAATACGCAGATTGATGGGAAAACTTAAAGATGCTGGTTATATTGAAGTGTCTCGAGGCAACTCAGGTGTTAGACTTTTAAAACCTTTAGATGAAATTACGTTGTTTGACGTATACAATGCTGTAGAAGTTGTTGAAAAAGGGCGTCTATTTCAAATACATGAGGATACTAATATTAATTGTACAGTAGGTGCAAACATTCAAGTTGTGTTGGAAGTCATTTTAGAAAATGCGCAAGAAGCAATGGAGTCAGTATTGAAAAATGTAACTTTACAAAATATAGTGGATAAAATATTAGTGAATAACGGATAA
- a CDS encoding NAD(P)-dependent oxidoreductase, with translation MKIGIIGASGKVGNLVLREAIERGHDVTAIVRNASKISDSNVKVIEKEIYDITSDDLKDLDVVVNAFGAPLGEEEAHVKAGRALIEALKGTNTRVIVVGGAGSLYVDEAQTTILMDTPEFPEAFAPTAKGQGRNLQDLKATQDITWTFVSPSADFNAEGERTGSYQSGKDNLLVNTNGNSYISYADFAIALVDEIENPQHINERFTVVGEEK, from the coding sequence ATGAAAATTGGAATAATTGGAGCAAGTGGTAAAGTTGGTAATCTAGTATTAAGAGAAGCAATTGAAAGAGGACATGACGTAACAGCAATTGTTAGAAATGCATCGAAAATATCAGATAGTAATGTTAAAGTAATAGAAAAAGAAATATATGATATAACTTCAGATGACTTAAAAGATTTGGATGTAGTCGTTAACGCCTTTGGTGCACCACTTGGTGAAGAAGAAGCACATGTAAAAGCTGGCCGTGCATTAATTGAAGCATTAAAAGGTACAAATACAAGAGTAATCGTTGTGGGTGGCGCAGGTAGTTTATATGTTGACGAAGCACAAACAACGATATTGATGGATACACCTGAATTTCCTGAAGCGTTCGCACCAACTGCTAAAGGTCAAGGTAGAAATTTACAAGATTTAAAAGCTACACAAGATATAACTTGGACATTCGTAAGCCCATCTGCCGATTTTAATGCTGAAGGTGAAAGAACAGGAAGCTATCAATCAGGCAAAGATAATTTATTAGTTAATACTAATGGCAATAGTTACATTAGCTATGCTGATTTTGCGATAGCATTAGTAGATGAGATAGAAAATCCACAACATATAAATGAACGTTTTACAGTAGTTGGAGAAGAAAAGTAA
- the brnQ gene encoding branched-chain amino acid transport system II carrier protein, translating to MMKNKLSFKENIFIGSLLFGLFFGAGNLIFPIHLGQSAGSNIFKADLGFLLTAIGLPFLGIIAIGISKTNGIFDIASRVSTKYAYIFTILLYLVIGPFYALPRLATTSFEIAFTPFISKSSITLYLLIFSVLFFFVAWFFSKKPSRILEYIGKFLNPVFLILLGLLIVLAFINPMGDISNAKISPDYESSALLKGFIDGYNTLDALAALAFGIIVVTTIKKLGVTNPSHIAKETVKSGTISIILMGVIYSLLAFMGTMSLGHFKMSENGGIALAQIAQYYLGDYGIILLSLIIIVACLKTAIGLITAFSETFSELFPKQNYLMFATVVSIISCVFANIGLTKIIAYSTPVLMFLYPLAITIILLTLFSSLFNHSKIVYQFTTYFTLVASFADGIKASPAIIVNTQFAHSIISFSQKYLPFFTIGMGWVTPALLGFVIGFIVYKVKKTRVKRS from the coding sequence ATCATGAAAAATAAACTTAGTTTCAAAGAAAATATATTTATTGGCTCACTATTATTCGGCTTGTTTTTTGGCGCAGGTAACCTTATATTCCCTATACATTTAGGCCAATCAGCCGGTTCAAATATTTTTAAGGCAGATTTAGGTTTCTTGCTTACAGCAATTGGTTTACCTTTTTTAGGCATTATCGCTATAGGTATTTCTAAGACAAATGGTATTTTTGATATTGCTTCAAGAGTAAGTACTAAATATGCATACATTTTCACAATATTACTTTATCTCGTCATTGGCCCGTTTTATGCATTACCGAGATTAGCTACAACTTCATTTGAGATAGCTTTCACACCATTTATTTCTAAATCATCAATCACATTGTACCTACTCATCTTTAGCGTATTGTTCTTTTTTGTGGCTTGGTTTTTCTCTAAAAAGCCTTCTAGAATTTTAGAATACATTGGGAAGTTTCTAAATCCAGTATTTTTAATATTGTTAGGATTATTGATCGTATTAGCCTTTATTAATCCTATGGGTGATATTTCCAATGCTAAAATTAGCCCAGATTATGAAAGCAGTGCTCTATTAAAAGGATTTATAGACGGCTACAACACATTAGATGCCTTAGCAGCACTCGCTTTTGGTATTATCGTCGTTACAACGATTAAAAAGCTTGGTGTTACCAATCCTAGTCACATTGCCAAAGAAACAGTAAAATCCGGTACGATCAGCATCATTTTAATGGGTGTTATATACAGCTTATTAGCATTTATGGGTACGATGAGTTTAGGCCATTTCAAAATGAGCGAAAATGGCGGTATCGCACTCGCACAAATTGCACAATATTACTTAGGCGATTATGGCATTATTTTACTGTCATTAATCATTATCGTTGCATGTTTAAAAACAGCTATAGGTTTAATTACGGCATTTTCAGAAACATTTTCAGAGCTATTTCCAAAACAAAATTATTTAATGTTTGCGACAGTCGTTAGTATCATTTCTTGCGTTTTTGCTAATATCGGTTTAACAAAAATTATCGCTTATTCAACACCGGTATTAATGTTCTTATATCCGTTAGCCATTACGATTATTTTACTCACACTATTCAGTTCATTATTTAATCATTCGAAAATTGTCTATCAATTTACTACCTATTTCACGCTAGTGGCCTCGTTTGCGGACGGTATCAAAGCTAGCCCAGCAATCATTGTAAATACACAATTTGCACATAGTATAATCTCATTTAGTCAAAAATACCTACCATTCTTTACAATTGGTATGGGTTGGGTAACCCCTGCACTATTAGGATTTGTTATTGGATTTATCGTGTACAAAGTCAAAAAGACACGCGTTAAGCGTTCATAG
- a CDS encoding bifunctional glycosyltransferase/CDP-glycerol:glycerophosphate glycerophosphotransferase, giving the protein MNKLSIIITFYNKEDYILDCLESLKRQRNQDFNLIIVDDGSTDASASIVKKAFENTSKDINYITLDTNHGHAYARNRALDEVETPYFMFLDADDQLASYAVEFYLSKVNGLDGLVAPVHKFSLKDRPQYIDKDQIRVKYLTQKSNPNSFLRKNTVCNILFKTAIIQGHHIRFNENLKIYIDTSFLVDYVKYTEKFVRVLNYSFYYRGEIYDPFEGNALSDQEFILTFEDYVNSYFDAIQRTDNKKVKEFLTEKMKNKIEEGFDPSLKDIETRYNTLEEPLVRVVKYLKWDLLKDAKVLFKLEMLFLYFDAIENAKFINNIRNISRHLKNIFTNGKMKNLSKYLLLDKEENVDANTVIFESFGGKNYSDSPKYIYEYMQNHFPQLNYIWVFNNPKKNIIMGNGQKVKKGSKAYYDAYSKAKFWVANARLPQYLNKKDNQEYIQTWHGTPLKRLGNDMKVVRMPGTTTARYKKNFYNETKRWNHLVSPNRYSTEIFKSAFWMNEERVWEIGYPRNDVLVNRINDEDFKNRLRKDLNIPEGKKIIMYAPTWRDDEFIRPGQYLFDLRINLENLQKELGDEYVILLRMHYLISNALDLKGYEDFAVDVSNYNDISELYLITDALVTDYSSVMFDFGILKRPQFFFAYDIEKYDKGLRGFYMDYMKDLPGEIFTDEFKLAKELKNLDAHQEKYKDKIEQFYEKFCSLETGEASKFIGNYIYDQSRLED; this is encoded by the coding sequence TTGAATAAATTATCGATTATTATTACTTTTTACAATAAGGAAGATTACATTTTAGATTGTCTTGAAAGTTTGAAAAGACAACGCAATCAAGACTTTAACCTTATTATTGTTGATGATGGCTCAACTGACGCATCTGCTAGCATAGTAAAAAAAGCTTTTGAAAATACATCTAAAGATATTAACTATATTACGTTGGATACGAATCATGGCCATGCATACGCTAGAAATAGAGCGCTTGATGAAGTTGAGACGCCTTATTTTATGTTCTTAGATGCCGACGACCAATTGGCAAGCTATGCCGTTGAATTTTATTTGTCTAAAGTCAATGGTTTAGATGGACTCGTTGCCCCTGTGCATAAGTTTAGTCTTAAAGATAGACCTCAGTATATAGATAAAGACCAGATTAGAGTAAAATATTTAACTCAAAAATCAAACCCTAATTCGTTCTTACGAAAAAATACTGTTTGTAATATTTTATTTAAAACGGCAATCATCCAGGGTCATCATATTAGATTTAATGAAAATTTAAAAATATATATAGATACCTCATTCTTAGTTGATTATGTAAAATACACTGAAAAGTTCGTTAGAGTGTTGAATTATTCGTTCTACTATAGGGGAGAAATATATGATCCATTTGAAGGTAATGCACTTAGTGATCAAGAATTTATTTTAACTTTTGAAGATTACGTTAATAGTTACTTTGATGCAATTCAAAGAACAGATAATAAAAAAGTAAAAGAATTCTTAACTGAAAAAATGAAGAATAAAATAGAAGAAGGCTTTGATCCATCTTTAAAAGATATTGAAACTCGATATAATACGCTTGAAGAACCACTAGTAAGAGTCGTAAAATATTTAAAGTGGGATTTACTAAAAGATGCTAAAGTACTTTTTAAACTAGAAATGTTATTTTTATATTTTGATGCGATTGAAAATGCTAAATTTATCAACAATATTAGAAATATAAGCAGACACCTAAAAAATATTTTTACAAATGGTAAAATGAAAAATCTTTCTAAGTATTTATTACTTGATAAAGAAGAAAATGTTGATGCAAATACTGTAATTTTTGAATCATTTGGTGGTAAAAATTATAGTGATAGTCCGAAATATATTTATGAATATATGCAAAATCACTTCCCGCAATTAAATTATATTTGGGTGTTTAATAATCCGAAAAAGAATATAATTATGGGAAATGGGCAAAAAGTAAAAAAAGGTTCTAAAGCATACTATGATGCTTATTCTAAAGCTAAATTCTGGGTTGCTAATGCTAGATTACCGCAATATTTAAACAAAAAAGATAATCAAGAATATATTCAAACGTGGCATGGTACACCGTTGAAACGATTAGGTAATGACATGAAAGTCGTTAGAATGCCTGGTACGACAACGGCCAGATATAAAAAGAACTTCTACAATGAAACAAAAAGATGGAATCACCTTGTTTCTCCTAATAGATATTCGACAGAAATTTTTAAATCTGCGTTTTGGATGAATGAAGAAAGAGTATGGGAAATCGGTTATCCAAGAAACGATGTATTAGTTAATAGAATTAATGACGAAGACTTTAAAAATCGCCTGAGAAAAGATTTAAATATCCCAGAGGGTAAAAAAATCATTATGTATGCGCCAACGTGGAGAGACGATGAATTTATTAGACCAGGACAATATTTATTCGACTTAAGAATCAACTTAGAAAATTTACAAAAAGAATTAGGCGACGAGTATGTTATTTTACTGCGTATGCATTATTTGATTTCTAACGCCTTAGACTTAAAAGGCTACGAAGATTTTGCTGTCGACGTATCTAACTATAATGATATTTCTGAGCTTTATTTAATTACAGATGCGCTTGTTACTGACTATTCTTCTGTAATGTTCGACTTTGGTATTTTAAAAAGACCTCAATTCTTCTTTGCTTATGATATTGAAAAGTATGATAAAGGGTTAAGAGGATTTTATATGGACTATATGAAGGATTTACCTGGTGAGATTTTCACAGATGAATTTAAACTAGCTAAAGAGCTTAAAAATTTAGACGCTCATCAAGAGAAATATAAAGATAAAATTGAACAGTTTTATGAAAAATTCTGTTCCTTAGAAACAGGCGAAGCTTCTAAATTTATCGGGAATTATATTTATGATCAATCAAGATTAGAAGATTAA